One Alnus glutinosa chromosome 3, dhAlnGlut1.1, whole genome shotgun sequence genomic region harbors:
- the LOC133864473 gene encoding 26.5 kDa heat shock protein, mitochondrial yields the protein MALTRLALKSLEQRVPASCSASLLGQGVSGLQNQRFVNRFTASASDKVAGEKTTDGKQVAVSERGKKYSKLFPRRQRRWQPWRNDDRDFVLALYEYFPSGLGNALMQATENINNLFEKLNISPWTLSCRVKEKDGCYMLRFDAPGVAKEDLKVTIDDGVLTVKGEHKEEKEEASDEEFWYGYYNTSLMLPDDAKVDEVKAELKDGVLTITIPRTEKPKKDVKEVKVD from the exons ATGGCTTTGACTCGTTTGGCTTTGAAAAGTCTGGAACAAAGGGTGCCGGCTTCCTGTTCTGCTTCTTTGCTTGGCCAAGGTGTTAGTGGTCTTCAGAACCAGAGGTTTGTGAACAGGTTTACTGCATCAGCTAGTGATAAGGTGGCTGGTGAGAAGACAACAGATGGCAAACAGGTTGCTGTTTCTGAACGTGGGAAGAAGTACTCCAAGTTGTTCCCAAGGAGGCAACGCAGGTGGCAGCCTTGGAGGAACGACGACCGTGACTTTGTTCTTGCCCTTTATG AGTACTTTCCATCGGGGCTTGGAAATGCGCTGATGCAAGCAACGGAGAACATAAACAATCTGTTCGAGAAACTAAACATATCGCCCTGGACACTCAGTTGCCGCGTAAAAGAGAAGGACGGGTGCTACATGTTGCGGTTTGATGCGCCGGGGGTAGCCAAAGAAGACCTGAAGGTGACCATCGACGACGGGGTTTTGACAGTGAAGGGAGAGCACAAGGAGGAGAAGGAAGAAGCGTCCGATGAAGAGTTTTGGTATGGCTACTACAACACAAGCCTGATGCTGCCCGATGATGCCAAGGTTGACGAGGTTAAGGCGGAGTTGAAGGATGGAGTGCTAACCATTACCATTCCTAGAACTGAGAAGCCCAAGAAGGATGTGAAGGAGGTTAAAGTCGATTGA
- the LOC133864380 gene encoding uncharacterized protein LOC133864380 isoform X1, with the protein MGGCLGCYNKPTVTTSVDALSKGLTTQGQTVKKPCISEDFWTTSTGDMDNSAVQSQGSISSISTTNQILDPHGIAGSANTPSEFVNHGLLLWNQNRQRWVGNKRSENRAQPTREPKLNTHCLCIGKKFWLCSWNASYESLLGSNKPFPQPIPLPEMVDFLVDIWEQEGLYD; encoded by the exons ATGGG TGGTTGTCTTGGATGCTATAACAAGCCCACAGTCACTACCTCAGTGGATGCTCTATCAAAAGGATTAACGACTCAAGGTCAGACGGTTAAGAAACCTTGCATATCAGAGGATTTCTGGACCACCAGCACGGGTGATATGGACAACAGTGCAGTTCAGTCACAGGGAAGCATCTCATCAATCAGTACAACCAACCAAATTTTAGATCCCCATGGCATTGCTGGGAGTGCTAACACCCCTTCTGAATTTGTAAATCATG GTCTTCTTCTCTGGAATCAGAATAGGCAGCGTTGGGTAGGAAATAAAAGGTCTGAGAACCGGGCCCAACCAACACGAGAACCCAAATTAAA CACTCATTGTCTATGCATTGGTAAAAAATTCTGGCTTTGCAGTTGGAATGCATCGTATGAAAGCTTGCTTGGGAGCAACAAGCCATTCCCTCAGCCTATCCCACTTCCT GAAATGGTAGATTTCCTTGTGGACATCTGGGAGCAGGAGGGGTTGTATGATTGA
- the LOC133864380 gene encoding uncharacterized protein LOC133864380 isoform X3 produces MDNSAVQSQGSISSISTTNQILDPHGIAGSANTPSEFVNHGLLLWNQNRQRWVGNKRSENRAQPTREPKLNTHCLCIGKKFWLCSWNASYESLLGSNKPFPQPIPLPEMVDFLVDIWEQEGLYD; encoded by the exons ATGGACAACAGTGCAGTTCAGTCACAGGGAAGCATCTCATCAATCAGTACAACCAACCAAATTTTAGATCCCCATGGCATTGCTGGGAGTGCTAACACCCCTTCTGAATTTGTAAATCATG GTCTTCTTCTCTGGAATCAGAATAGGCAGCGTTGGGTAGGAAATAAAAGGTCTGAGAACCGGGCCCAACCAACACGAGAACCCAAATTAAA CACTCATTGTCTATGCATTGGTAAAAAATTCTGGCTTTGCAGTTGGAATGCATCGTATGAAAGCTTGCTTGGGAGCAACAAGCCATTCCCTCAGCCTATCCCACTTCCT GAAATGGTAGATTTCCTTGTGGACATCTGGGAGCAGGAGGGGTTGTATGATTGA
- the LOC133864380 gene encoding uncharacterized protein LOC133864380 isoform X2: MGGCLGCYNKPTVTTSVDALSKGLTTQGQTVKKPCISEDFWTTSTGDMDNSAVQSQGSISSISTTNQILDPHGIAGSANTPSEFVNHGLLLWNQNRQRWVGNKRSENRAQPTREPKLNWNASYESLLGSNKPFPQPIPLPEMVDFLVDIWEQEGLYD, encoded by the exons ATGGG TGGTTGTCTTGGATGCTATAACAAGCCCACAGTCACTACCTCAGTGGATGCTCTATCAAAAGGATTAACGACTCAAGGTCAGACGGTTAAGAAACCTTGCATATCAGAGGATTTCTGGACCACCAGCACGGGTGATATGGACAACAGTGCAGTTCAGTCACAGGGAAGCATCTCATCAATCAGTACAACCAACCAAATTTTAGATCCCCATGGCATTGCTGGGAGTGCTAACACCCCTTCTGAATTTGTAAATCATG GTCTTCTTCTCTGGAATCAGAATAGGCAGCGTTGGGTAGGAAATAAAAGGTCTGAGAACCGGGCCCAACCAACACGAGAACCCAAATTAAA TTGGAATGCATCGTATGAAAGCTTGCTTGGGAGCAACAAGCCATTCCCTCAGCCTATCCCACTTCCT GAAATGGTAGATTTCCTTGTGGACATCTGGGAGCAGGAGGGGTTGTATGATTGA